The Knoellia sp. S7-12 region ACAGCCACAACGAGATCCACCACACCTTCACCAACGTGCTGGGCCGCGACAACGACCTCGGCTACGGCATCCTGCGCGTCGACGAGGACCAGAAGTGGGCGCTGTTCTACCTCTTCCAGCCGGTCTGGCACGTCCTCAACGCCCTCATCTTCGAGTACTCCATCGCGGCCTATGACCTCGAGGTCGGTGGCTACCTCGCCAAGAAGAAGCGCATGAGCGAGGACGAGAAGGCGGAGTTCCGCAAGAACGCCCAGGAGACCCTCGCCAAGATCAAGCGTCAGGCGACCAAGGACTACGTCGTCCACCCCGCGATGGCGGCGGCGACGTTCACCGGGTCCACCCGGCATACCCTCACGGCGAACATCGTGGCCAACCTGGTCCGCAACGTCTGGACCAACACGATCATCATCTGCGGCCACTTCCCGCCCGGGATCGAGACGTTCGAGAAGACCTCGATCGAGGGCGAGACCCGCGGTGAGTGGTACCTCCGCCAGATGCTCGGGTCGGGCAACATCCGCGGCTCCAAGGCGATGCACGTGATGTCGGGCAACCTCAGCCACCAGATCGAGCACCACCTCTTCCCGGACATGCCGAGCAACCGCTACGCCGAGATCGCACCGCGCATCCGCGACCTCATGGAGCGCAACGACCTCAAGTACGTCACCGGCTCGCTCGCCAAGCAGGTCGGCGGCGTCTACTGGAAGGTCGTGGAGCTCTCGCTGCCGCCGAAGCGCGAGGGCACGACGCGTCGCGCAACGATCCTGCGCGCGGCCAAGAAGGCCCTCAAGACGAAGTCGTCCGGCCGCCGCTACTGACCGATGGAAGTCATCTCGGGTAGCGACGACGGACGCGTCGACCCCGGCGCCCGCGTCGTCGCGGTCGTCGGGATCTACGACGCCGATGGCGGGATCCGGGGCGAGCTCACCTATGTCGTGGGCCACCTCCTGCGCCGCACTGAGTGCGCCCTGTGCGACGTCACCCACTCACCGGTGGGCCGCAAGCCGGAGTGGGACGCGATGGTGGGCCGGCTCCCGATGCCAATGAGGGTGGTGCACCGCAATGAGGCCTCCGCGCCCGAGCTGGCGGTCGCGGCCAAAGTCGGACTGCCCGTGGTCCTTGCCACCCACTCCGACGGACGACATTCGGTGCTTCTCGACCGGGACTCCCTCACCGTGCTTGACGGTTCGGTCAGCCGCTTCGAGAGCGTGCTGCTCGCCGCACTCCAGGGCAGTTCATGAGTCGGTCACGGCCGAAACCGGACGTCCCGGGCCCCGGCCAGGAGTCGGTGTGGGACTACCCACGTCCACCTCGACTCGAGCCGAGCGGGGAGCTGGTGGAGATTCGGCTGGGTGGTGTGCTGGTCGCAAGCTCCCAGAGGGCGCTGCGCGTCCTGGAGACCAGCCACCCGCCGACCTACTACGTGCCCACCGACGACTTCGTCACCGGCGCGCTGCGGCTTGCGCCCGGCTCGAGCTGGTGCGAGTTCAAGGGCACCGCAGCCTATTTCGATGTCGTCGGGGGTGGGGCCACCGCTCGCAGGGCCGCGTGGACCTACCCGGATCCGACTCCGGGCTTCGAGGCCATCGTCGGCCATGTCGCCGTCATGCCGGCGGCGATGGACGAGTGCCGTGTCGAGGGCGAAGTGGTCCGTCCCCAGGAGGGCGGCTTCTATGGCGGTTGGATCACCGACCGCGTGGTCGGACCGTTCAAGGGCGGGCCGGGCAGCCACGGCTGGTGAGCGCAGCCCGACCCTCCTCGACCACTCAGGTGTTCTGGGGGGAAACCCAGGTCCAGGCCACCGTGCGAGGGGTCGAGCCAGCGGGAGGTGCCGACCTTGCCGCCGCCCCGCTCAAGGCGGCGCTCCTGTCCACCACGAGCGAGGAGTAGCTCACCTCCTGTCTGGAGCCCGTCCGTGTCGACACGCTGCCCGTCTTTGAAGTGGTCGGTTCCGCATCAGCGCCTGCCCGGCACTCGATGCACAAATGTCGCGGATCAACTGGTGGTCTCCAAGCCCTTCTCACTCTCGCTTCTCACGATAGGGCGACCATCCGGCACTGCAGTTGTGGGGGCGGCGGCTGCAGTGAAGTCGAATCCCACGGACTGACGGATCCGGTCCATGACCTCAAGGGTCTCGATCGTGCGCGCCATGGGACTCAGTGGCGACCCGGTCTCCCCCGCCGCTATCCGCCGGGCAACCTCTGCGGCCTCGAAATGCAGCCCTTCATGTCCGACCGCGGCTTCCTGCCAGCGCAGGGCCGCAGTGCCCGTGGCGTCCCGGAGGGTGAACCCGCCGGGGCGGTAGAAATGTCGGTCGATCTCGATCACCGCGTCCGAACCGCTGATGCTCGCCACGGTGGGCGTCTCGCCGAGGATCGAGAAGTGCAGTGCCGCAGTGGTTTTGGGTGAGCCGAGGACTGCCGCGATCTGCCCATTGACGCCGCTCGGAGCCGGGCTGCCAACCGCCCACACTGCGTCCGGTGCGCCGAGGACCCACGTCGCGAGGGTGACGGGATAGGTGCCAAGGTCCAACAGCGGTCCGCCCGCCAGGCGCGGGTCAAAGATCCGGTGCTGCGGCGCGAACGTTTCACCCATGTCGGCGAGGATCGTGTGGACCGACCCCAGCACGCCGTCGTCGAGCAACTGCCGGATCACGTCGAACTTGGGCAGGAAGAGCGTCCACATCGCCTCCATGCAGAAGACCCCTGCCCGCGTCGCGGCTGCCTCGATCTCCCGCGCCTCTTCCGCATCGAGGCCGACCGGCTTCTCGATGAGGACGTGCTTGCCCGCACCGATGGCGAGCAGGCTGTGGGGGAGGTGGAAGTTGTGAGGCGTCGCGACGTAGACGACGTCGACGTCAGGATCGGCGACGAGGGCCTCATAGCTCGCATGGGCGGTCCGGGCGCCGTAACGCGCAGCCGAGGTGGCGGCCGTAGCCGCTGAGCGGGATCCCACCGCTTGGACGACTTGGCGGGTATGGGCACGAAGGGCGGAGACGAACTGGTCGGCGATCCAGCCCGAGCCGAGGATGCCCCAGCGCAGCGGTGGTGCGTCCATCGACGACGGTGTGCGTGGGTTTGGGAGCGTCGAAGGCAGCATGATGTGATCCTTGCCGATGAATGTCAGAACAAACAAGGGGTATGCCGCGTGGTCGTCGTTGCGCTCATGGTGCTGGCCGCATTTGTCATCGGCTACAGCAAGACGGCACTGGGTGGTCTTGCCGTCATCTCGGTGGCGATCTTCGCGAGCGTCATGCCCGCCAAGGAGTCGACGGCGGCGATCCTCACCCTGCTCATCGTCGGTGACGTCGTCGCCTGTTGGCACTACCGGCGCGACGCCGACTGGTCGCTCATCAGACGCCTCCTCCCCGCCGTCCTGCCCGGGCTCGTCCTCGGCACGCTGTTCCTGCGCGCGGTCGACGACACCGGGCTGCGTCGCTCGATCGGCGCCGTTCTCCTCGTCCTCGTCCTCCTGCAGATCTGGGTCAAGTCCCGCTCGACCGGCGCCACGACGACGCACCACCATCCGGTCGCGGCCGTGACCGCCGGGACGGCCGCCGGGTTCGCCACGATGACGGCCAACGCTGCCGGCTCGGTGATGGCGCTCTACCTCTCGGCGTCGGGCATCGACAAGCGGCGGTTCATCGGCACGAACGCGTGGTTCTTCCTCATCGTCAACCTCTCCAAGCTGCCCTTCTCGATCGGCTTGGGGCTCATGCACTGGGGAAACGTCGGGCGCGCCGCACTCCTCGCTCCCGCGATCGTCCTCGGCGGGATCCTCGGCCACGCGACCATCTCGCGGATCAGCCAGGCGCGATTCGACGTGGCCGTGCTCGTCGCGAGTGCGGGCGCTGCCCTCGCGCTCATCGTCCGCTGAGGAGTCAGGTCGAGGGACCCAGGCGCGGCGGCAGATTGTGCGGTGTGACGACCTGCACCGGCGCCGCGAACGAAGTCGGGGCACCTGGCAGCAGGTTGTGTGCACGCAACAGCTGACGCGAGGCCCGACCGAGGTCGGCCCGGAGATCGTGATGGAGCACGGCGTGCAGCGTGCCGTCCCTCAGCAGTCCCACGTTGTCGGCGTCGAGGTCGTGTCCGAGGTGCAGCCGTGGCAACACCCCTGCCGCCGCGAGCTCGGCTGCGATGGCACGGTTGCCGCCACCGGCGGAGTAGACCGCAGCAATGTCGCGCCGGCCGGCGAGCAGCTCCCTGACGAGTCCGGACATGCCGAGGTCCAGCCCGTCCGCGTCGGCGAGGACGACGACGTCACGGTCAGGATCGGTGCGGGCCAGCGCCTCGCAAAACCCGTCCAGTCGCTCCCGCTCGCCATAGAACGCAGAGCGACTGAGCGTGACGAGGCACGCCCCGGGCTCGGCACCGAGCCATTGCCGCACGAGATACGCGGCCGTCGCCCCCGCGCCCGCGTTGTCGGGTCCGAGGTAGGCGACGCGTGCGCTTTCGCGCACGTCCGTGACAAAGGTGACGACGGGTATGCCGCGTGCCGCCAGTCGGTCGACCGCCGCACCGATCGCGGGGTCGTCGGGTGCCTTGAGGAGGACTCCGTCGCTGACCTGCCCTCGCGTGCCGATCCGGTCGAGCACACGGAGGAGGTCCTCGACGGAGCCGCTCTCACGCAGGTGGAACCGAGCTCGCACCGTCGCCGGATGCAGCCCTGGGAGCTCCGCCTCGAGCGCTTCGCTGACGGCCTCGGAGAACCGTTTGGGTGCCTGCATCACGAGGTCGAGCACGAGGCTGCGGACTCCGAGCCGGACCTGCGTCAGCTGCCGGTCGAGCTCGAGGACGGCCCGCTCGACTGCTCGCACGGCTCGGGCACTGGCACCCGGTCGGCCGTGCACGACGCGGTCGACGGTGGCCACGCTGACGCCTGCCTGGGAGGCGATGTCCTCGTGGCGATGGGGACCGTGCGGCATACGCCCCACAGTAGGTTCGGGAAGCGCACGGTGAGGGATTTCTGAGGGGTTAGGGCACTGGCGGCACGTCCGAAGGACGAGCACGCTGGAAGTCGACGGAGCACCACCACCACGAACGGACGACACGCCATGGCCGCCACGAACACCCAGCCACGCCACTGGCTACGCCCGGAGGACTGCCACCTCGAAGACCTGCTCGGGATCCTCGCCGAGGGCACGCACCTCGCCGACTACCCCCACGCCGACCGGGACGAACAGGGCGTCGTCGCCTTCACGGCAGAGCGGCTGCGTGCCGCGGTCGCCGCCGGGGAGGGGGCGGAGGTCAGCGAGGAGCTGTGCCGCGCCTGGACGGTGGGCCCGGGAATCGTCGTCATCACCGGGGCATTCGAAGCGGCCGCACTCGACCCGGTGACCACGGCCTTCCAGCAGATCGTGGCCGACGAGAAGGCTGCCGGGGGCGCCCGCGGGGACCACTTCGGCAAGCCCGGCGCGAACGACCGCATCTGGAACGCCCTTGAGAAGCTGGCTGTCGCCGCACCTGAGGCCTTCGTCGACTACTACGCCAATGACATGGTCGCCCTCGGGGCCGGAGCGTGGCTCGGGCCCGGCTACCAGGTGACCGCGCAGCCCAACATCGTCCTCCCGGGCGGCGTGGGCCAGACAGTGCACCGCGACTACCACCTCGGCTTCATGAACGCGGAACAGGCGGCGCGCTACCCGGCGCACGTGCACGCCTTCTCACCGGAGCTCACGCTGCAGGGCGCCGTCGCCCACCTCGACATGCCGGTGGAGTCCGGGCCGACGCTCTACCTCCCGCACTCGCAGAAGTACGCACTCGGCTATCTCGCCTACTGGCTGCCGGAGTTCCAGGACTACTTCGTCGCCAACCACGTGCAGCTGCCGCTCACCAAGGGCGACCTGGTGTGGTTCAACCCGGCGCTCTTCCATGCAGCCGGGTCCAACGTCAGCACCGACATCCAGCGCATGGCCAACCTCCTCCAGGTGTCGTCGGCCTTCGGCCGCGCGATGGACAGCGTCGACCGGGCCCGCGTCGTCGAGGCGATCTATCCGATCCTGCGCCAGCGCGTGACCGACGGTTGGGACGGGGACGCGGTGGAGAACGTCATCGCGGCGAGCGCCGAGGGCTACTCGTTCCCGGTCAACCTCGACCGCGCCCAGCCGGTCGACGGCATGGCGCCGCCGACCCAGGCCGACCTCGTGCGCGCCGCCCTCGCCGAGGGCGCATCGGAGGAGGAGCTCACGACGCGGTTGCGCGCCCACGTGGAGACGACGCTGAGCCACTGATGCCGACAGAGGTGCACCGTCTCAGCAGTGTGCTTGGATCGCTCGCACCCCTTCCGAAGTGGCCCCTTCATGCGCTAATGTCCTGACAAAACCGTCTGGTGGCGACGCCGCCCCGAACCATGCAGGAGCGCTCGTGGCCTTCACTGATCTGCTCGCCGACAAGATCGTCCTCGTGGTCGGGGGCACCGTCGGCCTCGGGGCCGGCATCGCCCGAGCCACCGCACGTGAGAAGGCCGAGGCGGTTGTCGTCACCGGGCGCCGCAAGGACCGTGGTGACCAGATCGTCGAGGAGCTGACCGCGCTCGGGGGGCAGGCGGCATACGTTCACGGAGACGTGAGCGACCCTGCGAGCGCCACGGGCGTGGTGCGCGAGACGATCGAGCGGTTCGGTCGGATCGACTGCCTCGTCAATGCCGCCGGACTCACCACGCGCGGAACGCTGCTCGACACGACACCCGAACTGTTCGACGAGCACGTCGCCGTCAACCTGCGCGGTCCGTTCTTCACGATGCAGGCTGCGGTCGCCGACATGGTGGAGCGCAAGGCACCTGGCACCGTCGTCAACATCATCAGCACGTCGGAGCTGGGTGGCCAGCCGTTCCTCGCGCCGTATGTCGCGACCAAGGGAGGCCTCGCCGCCCTGACCCGCAACGTCGCCCACGCCCACCGGTGGGACCGGGTCCGGGTCAACGGGCTCGACATCGGCTGGTCGCAGACCGAGGGCGAGGACGCCATCCAGCGCGAGTTCCACGGTGCCGGCGACGACTGGGTCGAGAAGGCCAACGCGACGCTGCCGATGGGCAAGCTCGGCCAGGTCGACGAGATCGCCGACATGGTCGTGTTCCTCCTGTCCGACCGCAGCGGGGTCGTCACCGGATCCGTCATCGACTGGGACCAGATCGTCCAAGGCGCCCACGGCTGACGCCGGGGCCAGACACAGAGAGACATCATGCGCATCGGACTCATCGGCCTCGGCCGCATCGGCGCCTTCCACGCCGACACCCTCGCTGCCCTCGACCGCGTCGAGGAGCTCGTCGTCACCGACCCCGTCACCGCCGTCGTCGACGGCGTGACGAGTCGCGTGGCCAAGGCTCGCGCCGTCGCCTCACCTGCGGACCTCTTCGGGGCCGACATCGACGGGGTCGTCATCGCCGCGGCGACCAACGCCCACGCCGAACTGTTGCTGGCTGCGACCGAGCGAGGCATCCCGACGTTCTGCGAGAAGCCGATTGCGGGGACCGCCGACGAGGCCGTGCTGGTGCGCGACAAGCTCAAGGGCTCGACGGTGCCGGTGCAGATCGGCTACCCGCGTCGCTTCGACCCGGCGTTCGTCGCCGCCCGGGACGCCGTGCGCGACGGCACCCTCGGCCGGGTGCACACGGTGCGCTCGACCACGTTGGACCCGGCACCGCCACCTGCCGCGTATCTTGCGGTGTCCGGTGGGATCTTCCGAGACTGCGCGATCCACGACTTCGACGCCGTCCGCTGGGTCACCGGACAGGAGGTCGTCTCAGTCCATGCGGTCGGCTCGGTCGATCCCGATGCTGCACACGAGATGTATGCCGCCCACGGCGACTTCTCGACCGCGTCCACCCTGTTGACATTGGCCGACGGAACGATCGGGGTCGTGTCCAACACGAGGACCAATGCTCGCGGCTATGACGTGCGACTCGAGGTCCACGGGGTGCTCGACTCCGTGGCCGCGGGCTACGACGAAGGGCTACCGGTGCGGGCGACCCAGCCGGGCATCACGTGGCCGGCGGGACCGCCCCACACGTTCTTCATGGACCGGTTGGCGGAGGCTTTCCGGCGTGAGCTCTCGACGTTCTGCGAGGTCGCGGCGGGTGAGCTGCCGTCACCGTGCACCGTCGAGGACGCGATGGGGACGACGTGGGCGGCCGAGGCCGCGAGCCTGTCAGCCCGCGAAGGGCGCCCCGTCCGGATTGATGAGGTCGCCCGCTGACACTTCCCAACAACCCCCGAGGCACCCGACCCCGGGACCTTCCCCACCGAAAGGACCGATGACCATGACCGTAGCCGTGGCCCACCACGCCTCTGAGCTCAGCGAGCGGGTGCTCGCCGAAGCCGTCCGCGAGGCCGAACGACGCCATACGGAACTCGTCCTTGTCAACGTCACCGACTCGCTCGACCTCGACAAGCGCGATGCCCTTGAGGCCGGGATCGGCGACGTCGTCAGCAAGGCCAGCCGGGCCACTGACGTCGCTTGGCGGATCGAACTCGTCGCCGGCTCCACCGACATCGCGGAGGCGATCCTCGACGCCGTCGAGCGGCTCGGTGCCGAAGTCCTCATCATCGGGTCGCGGCGGCGCTCACCCATGGCCAAGGCCTTCCTCGGCAGCGTCACCCAGCAACTCATCCTTGAGGCGACCGTGCCTGTCCTCGTCGTCAAGAACTACTGACCGGCGCCGTCGACGACCTCACCACGAGGCGCGGTGAGACGACGACGTCGCCGCCCTTCCGCCCGGCCATAGAGCCGGCCTCAACGAGGTCGGAGAGCAGCGAGATCGTTGCGGCGGCGAGCCCAACCGGGTCCTGGCTGACACTCGTGAGGTCGATGGTCCCCAAGGCAGCCGGAGGGCTGTCGTCGTAGCCGACGACAGAAATCTCGCCCGGCACCCCCACACCACGGCGCAGGAGCCGGTCGCGCAGGCCGACCGCGCACCGGTCGTTGAAACAGACCAAGGCAGTGGGTCGCGTGCCAGCTGAGCGGGCCAGCACCCTTTCGGCCGCACCCGACCCCGCAGCCTCGGTCGAGCCACCGGCGAGCACGTCGATATGGCTTCGCAAGTGGTGGGCGGCCATCGCCTCGCGGTAACCACGACGGCGCGCGGTGGAAATGCTTCCACGCGGACCGTCGACGAAGGCGATGCGCTCGTGACCGAGGTCGACGAGGTGGTCTACGGCCAGCCGCAGCCCTTGGTCGTCCGGAGCCCGCGCACCCGCAACCGAGGGCGTCCCTGCGCGTCCCACCACCACTGTCGGGCATCGTGCGGCAACCGCGGCGAGTCGCGTCTGTGAGAAGCCGGACCCGAGCAGCACGAGCCCCTCGCAGCGGTGGTCCAGCAGGGTCTCGATCACGTGGCCCTCGTCGTGGCGAGGCGTCACTGCCCCCAGGACGAGGTCGAAACCGCGGTCTGCCGCCGCCTCGTCGAGCGCCCCCACGAGCTGTCCGTGGAAGGGGCTCGTCACGTCGAGGAGCACCCCGAGCTGCTGCGTGCGGTGGCGGGCCAGCAGGCTGGCGCTACGGTCCGGGCGGTAGCTGACAGCGTTCGCAGCCTCTCGGACCCGCTCGCGAGTGGCCTGGCTCGGGCCCGGACGGTCACGGAGGACGAGGGAGGCCGTGGCGGTCGACACGCCTGCACGGGCGGCGACGTCCTCAAGGCGAGCGCGGGGCATACATCATTCCTCAGTTTGTCCTGACAAAGCCTTGACACCAGATACGGCCGTCCGGCATCGTTCTTTAAAGCGCTTTATATCACGTCCCAGTGTTGTGACAGGAGATTCATGATGACCGCACCGATCGGTGTCGCCGTGATTGGAGCCGGCATGGCCGGACGAGCACACTGCGCCGGATACCGCACCGCGCCAACGCTCTTCGATCCCCCGCTGCCGCCGATCCACTACGCCGCGGTCATTGACGCCAACCCGAGCGTTGCTGCTGATGCAGCGACGCGTTACGGCTACGAGCGGTCCGGCTCGGACTGGCGCACCCTGCTCGACGCCCCGGACGTCCAGGTCGTCAGCGTCGTCGTGGCCAACACCCTGCATCGCGAGATCGTCGAGGCCCTCCTCGACGCCGGCAGGCACGTCCTGTGCGAGAAGCCGCTCGCCGACACGCTCACCAACGCCAGGGCTATGTCCGATGCCGCGGCCGCCCACCCCGAGCTTGTGACCGGGACCGCCTTCGTCTATCGCCGCCAGCCCGCCGTCGCCGCCCTCCGCGAGCTCGTCCGCGACGAGTTCGGCGAGGTCTCCCACTTCAACGGGAGCTACTGGTGCGACTACGCCCTGAGCCCGGCGACGCCCATGGCCTGGCGCTACAAGGGCGCCCCCGGCACCGGCGCGCTCGCCGATATCGGCAGCCACCTCATCGATCTTGCGGAGTTCGTCTGCGGACCCATGACCGCCGTCGGTGGCGCGGCGTTCACGACGAAGATCACCAAGCGTTTTGTCCCCCTCGGGACGACCTACGGACACGCCGCTGCCGAGCTCTCGGATGTCGCGGAACCAGTGGAGAACGACGACGTCGCCACTTTCACGGCGCACTTCGCGTCGGGTGCGGTCGGCACGTTCTCCGTCTCCCGGGTTGCCCCGGGGCACGCGAACTCGCTCGCCTTCGACGTCATGGCCCAGCACGGCGGCGCCAAGTGGAACATGGATCGGCCCGCCGAGTTCTCCGTGGCACGGAAGTCGCGCGGCGACGGGTTCGACGGCTACAACCAGGTCCTCGTCGGCCCGGCCCATCCCTACCTCAAGGGCGGTGTGCCGATGGACTTCCCCGGCGTCTCCTACGGCGTGGGTGACCTCTTCGGGTTCCAGGCACGCGCCTTCCTCGAGCAGGTCGCCGGCATCGAGGGTGGGCTGCCGCCCGTCGCGACCTTCGCCGACGGGGTGCGCGACTTGACAATCATCGACGCCGTCACCCGATCGGCCGGCGCCGGAGGTGCAGTCGTCGAGCTCGCTGCCCAGCCCGACGCGGCCATCCCGATCACCAACTGATGCGTATGCCGTGTGGTGACCACACGGGATACGCCACCCCTGTCCTTCCCCTCACCTCCAAGGAGTCCCCATGTACCTCGGTGTCTACAACGCGTGCCTCGCCGACAAGTCGCTCGCTGAAGCGCTCGACATCATCTCCGGCCTCGGCCTTAACAGCGTCGAGATCAACTCCGGTGGCTTCCTGCCGCCGATCCACCTGCCGGTCGACGAGCTACGGGCGAGCGAGGACGCCCGTGAGGAGTACCTCGGCGAATTCAGTTCTCGTGGGCTGACGCTCACCGCCCTTAACTGCAACGGCAACCCGCTCTTCCCGCGCGAGGGATTCCCCCACTCGCAAGACCTCATCGACTCAATCGAGCTCGCCGCGCTCCTTGGGGTGCCTCGTGTCGTGACGATGTCCGGCATGCCGGCAGGCAGTGCCGGCGGCACCAACCCGGTCTGGAACCCGCTGCCCTGGTGGAGCCCGCTGCTCGACGTCCGGGACCACCAGTGGGAGGTTGCCATCCCGTACTGGAAGGACCTCCAGGCGCGTGCAGCGGACGCCGACGTCAAGGTCGCGATCGAGATGCACCCGGGCAACATCGTGTTCAACCCCTCCACGATGCACCGCCTCGCCGAACAGATCGGCGCGACCCACGTCGGTGCCGAGATGGACCCGAGCCACCTGTTCTGGCAGGGCATCGACCCCGTCCTCGCCCTCAAGGACCTCGGCTCGCTCGTCTACTGCTCGGCCGCCAAGGACACCCGCATCAACGAGGCTGCCAAGGTGAACGGTGTGCTCGACGACCGCTTCACCCGGATCGCCGAGGGCGAGCCTGGCCACCTCTCGATGGGTGGTGGCACCACGCTCTCGGGGTGGCCGAGCAACCCCTCGTGGGACTTCGTCGCGGTCGGCAAGGGTCACGACGTGGCCTTCTGGACCGAGTTCCTGCGCGCCCTCGCGCAGATCGACCCGGACCTCCCGTGCAACATCGAGCACGAGGACCAGGAGCTCGACCAACTCGAGGGCCTGAACTTCGCAGCTGAGAGCCTGCTCGCGGCCGAGAGGGCTTTGTGACCTCTGGGGCCGTGGGAACCCTGGGGAGGGCACCAGCGCCCTGACCGCTGGTCGAACGGGTCAGGGTGCGCGTTCGATCACGTCAAGGTGCATCTTGGCACTCAACGGCTCCACTCAGGCCCTCCTCCGAGCGGGCAGTTCCTAGTCGTGGAGCGCCGGGCCTCCGGACTGAAGGTCCCCTTCCAGGAACTGGGCTCGGCCCAGACCAAATGACCAGTCTTGCGGGCCGTTGGCGACGACCGAGATGATCAAGTCCGTCGGAGCGAGCCCGCAGCGGCTCTGGAGCCTGCTGGCCAACTCACGGTATGCGGCTCTCTTCTGTTCGTCCGACCGCCCCTGCTGGAAAATCTGGATCACTGTCACGTCGGCGGAGCGCTCGAAACCCAGCCCAGTGTCTTCGGCGATGATGTGGCCGACGGGGTGCTCGGTGATGATCTGGTATCTGTCCCCCGCCGGTGCGGCGAACACGTCGAGCATCACCTCCTGAACGGTGTCGGCCATGAGGCGCAACGCAGCCGGGGTTCGACCTGCTTGTACGTCAATCCTGACGAGCGGCACGGAGGCCTCCTCACTGGTTCTGGGGGAACCCGAGGTTGAGGCCACCGTGTGACGGGTCGAGCCAGCGTGAGGTGACGACCTTGCCGCGGGTGAAGAAGTGAACACCCTCCATGCCGTGGGCGTGGGAGTCACCGAAGAGCGAGTTCTTCCAGCCGCCGAAGGAGAAGTAGGCCATCGGCACGGGGATGGGGACGTTGATGCCGACCATGCCGACCTCGACCTCGTTCTGGAAGCGACGAGCCGCTCCGCCATCGTTCGTGAAGATCGCGGTGCCATTGCCGTAAGGGCTCTCGTTGATTAGCTTGAGGCCTTCGTCGTAGGTGCCCACCCGCACCACGGACAGGACCGGGCCGAAGATCTCGTCGTCGTAGACCGGCATACCGGGCTCGACCTTGTCGAACAGTGTCGGTCGGAGGAAGAACCCGTCACCGTCGGAGTCGACGTCACCTTCACGACCGTCGACGACGAGCGTGGCGCCGGCGTCGACCCCCTTGTCGAGGTAGGACGCGACCTTGTCGCGGTGCTCACGGGTCACGAGCGGGCCCATGTCGCTGCCGCGGGTCCCGTCGCCAGTGACGAGCTTGCCCATGCGGTCGGTGATCTTGGAGATGAGGTCGTCCGCGATCGAGTCAACCGCCACCAGGGCGGAGATCGCCATGCAGCGCTCACCGGCCGATCCGAAGCCCGCGTTGACAGCTGCATCCGCCGCCAGGTCGAGATCCGCATCGGGAAGGACGAGCATGTGGTTCTTGGCGCCTCCGAGTGCCTGGACGCGCTTGCCGTGGGCGGTGCCCTTCTCGTAAACGTACTTCGCGATCGGGGTGGAGCCGACGAAGGAC contains the following coding sequences:
- a CDS encoding Gfo/Idh/MocA family oxidoreductase, with amino-acid sequence MRIGLIGLGRIGAFHADTLAALDRVEELVVTDPVTAVVDGVTSRVAKARAVASPADLFGADIDGVVIAAATNAHAELLLAATERGIPTFCEKPIAGTADEAVLVRDKLKGSTVPVQIGYPRRFDPAFVAARDAVRDGTLGRVHTVRSTTLDPAPPPAAYLAVSGGIFRDCAIHDFDAVRWVTGQEVVSVHAVGSVDPDAAHEMYAAHGDFSTASTLLTLADGTIGVVSNTRTNARGYDVRLEVHGVLDSVAAGYDEGLPVRATQPGITWPAGPPHTFFMDRLAEAFRRELSTFCEVAAGELPSPCTVEDAMGTTWAAEAASLSAREGRPVRIDEVAR
- a CDS encoding universal stress protein, producing the protein MTVAVAHHASELSERVLAEAVREAERRHTELVLVNVTDSLDLDKRDALEAGIGDVVSKASRATDVAWRIELVAGSTDIAEAILDAVERLGAEVLIIGSRRRSPMAKAFLGSVTQQLILEATVPVLVVKNY
- a CDS encoding LacI family DNA-binding transcriptional regulator, which translates into the protein MPRARLEDVAARAGVSTATASLVLRDRPGPSQATRERVREAANAVSYRPDRSASLLARHRTQQLGVLLDVTSPFHGQLVGALDEAAADRGFDLVLGAVTPRHDEGHVIETLLDHRCEGLVLLGSGFSQTRLAAVAARCPTVVVGRAGTPSVAGARAPDDQGLRLAVDHLVDLGHERIAFVDGPRGSISTARRRGYREAMAAHHLRSHIDVLAGGSTEAAGSGAAERVLARSAGTRPTALVCFNDRCAVGLRDRLLRRGVGVPGEISVVGYDDSPPAALGTIDLTSVSQDPVGLAAATISLLSDLVEAGSMAGRKGGDVVVSPRLVVRSSTAPVSSS
- a CDS encoding Gfo/Idh/MocA family oxidoreductase, which translates into the protein MMTAPIGVAVIGAGMAGRAHCAGYRTAPTLFDPPLPPIHYAAVIDANPSVAADAATRYGYERSGSDWRTLLDAPDVQVVSVVVANTLHREIVEALLDAGRHVLCEKPLADTLTNARAMSDAAAAHPELVTGTAFVYRRQPAVAALRELVRDEFGEVSHFNGSYWCDYALSPATPMAWRYKGAPGTGALADIGSHLIDLAEFVCGPMTAVGGAAFTTKITKRFVPLGTTYGHAAAELSDVAEPVENDDVATFTAHFASGAVGTFSVSRVAPGHANSLAFDVMAQHGGAKWNMDRPAEFSVARKSRGDGFDGYNQVLVGPAHPYLKGGVPMDFPGVSYGVGDLFGFQARAFLEQVAGIEGGLPPVATFADGVRDLTIIDAVTRSAGAGGAVVELAAQPDAAIPITN
- a CDS encoding sugar phosphate isomerase/epimerase; translation: MYLGVYNACLADKSLAEALDIISGLGLNSVEINSGGFLPPIHLPVDELRASEDAREEYLGEFSSRGLTLTALNCNGNPLFPREGFPHSQDLIDSIELAALLGVPRVVTMSGMPAGSAGGTNPVWNPLPWWSPLLDVRDHQWEVAIPYWKDLQARAADADVKVAIEMHPGNIVFNPSTMHRLAEQIGATHVGAEMDPSHLFWQGIDPVLALKDLGSLVYCSAAKDTRINEAAKVNGVLDDRFTRIAEGEPGHLSMGGGTTLSGWPSNPSWDFVAVGKGHDVAFWTEFLRALAQIDPDLPCNIEHEDQELDQLEGLNFAAESLLAAERAL
- a CDS encoding tautomerase family protein → MPLVRIDVQAGRTPAALRLMADTVQEVMLDVFAAPAGDRYQIITEHPVGHIIAEDTGLGFERSADVTVIQIFQQGRSDEQKRAAYRELASRLQSRCGLAPTDLIISVVANGPQDWSFGLGRAQFLEGDLQSGGPALHD
- a CDS encoding CoA-acylating methylmalonate-semialdehyde dehydrogenase, which encodes MPVSTTPSRITHLISGAPWEGAAERTSPVFNPATGVQSGELDLASAQLVDEIVRGARTAWENEWQHVSLTKRTQVLFAFRELLNAKKDEIGALITAEHGKVVSDAVGEVTRGLEVAEFACGIPHLLKGGFSENVSTKVDVYSMRQSLGVVAVISPFNFPAMVPLWFVPIAIACGNAVIIKPSEKDPSAVNAIAALWKEAGLPDGIMNVVHGDKEAVDALLEHEDVKAVSFVGSTPIAKYVYEKGTAHGKRVQALGGAKNHMLVLPDADLDLAADAAVNAGFGSAGERCMAISALVAVDSIADDLISKITDRMGKLVTGDGTRGSDMGPLVTREHRDKVASYLDKGVDAGATLVVDGREGDVDSDGDGFFLRPTLFDKVEPGMPVYDDEIFGPVLSVVRVGTYDEGLKLINESPYGNGTAIFTNDGGAARRFQNEVEVGMVGINVPIPVPMAYFSFGGWKNSLFGDSHAHGMEGVHFFTRGKVVTSRWLDPSHGGLNLGFPQNQ